A DNA window from Pseudomonas sp. B21-056 contains the following coding sequences:
- a CDS encoding peptidase C39 family protein, with product MLPAIPSFRSLVLAIACLGALTGCAGSLSPQIQRLPERVELNSVPFYRGDMYQGAPQSLAAVLTAQGTVITPGLLEKPLHLPGGEAGLQQNMQTLAREYGLVVYPLDSELPALLEQVAAGNPVLLRYTEGAALWGGPRYGILAGYNRQKRTVLLRSGMNRRLLMSFSGFESAFKDAGGWAVLLQRPTQLPANVNPQRWLKAADELAGAGQEQAAARATKTLGAAH from the coding sequence ATGTTGCCGGCCATTCCCTCTTTTCGATCACTGGTATTGGCGATCGCCTGCCTCGGGGCCCTGACGGGTTGCGCGGGCAGCCTGTCGCCGCAGATCCAGCGCCTGCCCGAACGGGTGGAACTCAACAGCGTGCCGTTCTATCGCGGCGATATGTACCAGGGTGCCCCGCAATCCCTGGCCGCGGTGCTGACCGCGCAAGGAACGGTGATCACCCCGGGATTGCTGGAGAAGCCGTTGCACCTGCCAGGTGGCGAAGCCGGTTTGCAGCAGAATATGCAAACCCTGGCGCGCGAGTATGGGTTGGTGGTGTATCCCCTCGACAGTGAGTTGCCGGCACTGTTGGAGCAGGTCGCGGCGGGCAATCCGGTGTTGCTGCGTTACACCGAGGGCGCGGCGTTATGGGGCGGGCCTCGATACGGGATTCTGGCCGGCTATAACCGGCAGAAGCGCACGGTGTTGTTGCGTTCGGGCATGAACCGGCGGCTGTTGATGAGCTTCAGTGGGTTCGAGTCGGCCTTCAAGGATGCCGGCGGCTGGGCGGTACTGCTTCAGCGACCCACGCAGCTTCCGGCCAACGTCAACCCGCAGCGCTGGTTGAAAGCGGCGGACGAGTTGGCCGGGGCAGGGCAGGAGCAAGCGGCGGCCCGCGCCACCAAGACCCTGGGGGCGGCGCATTGA
- a CDS encoding TerC family protein gives MEYLLELAASPTAWIALATLVVMEIVLGIDNLIFISILTNKLPEQHRVKARRIGIGMALILRLGLLSTIAFIVQLTEPVIEILGQAFSWKDMILIAGGLFLLWKATTEIHHSMDPAPNDPKSATSGVTLGFAAAISQILMLDLVFSIDSIITAVGMTEHLPIMIIAVVVSVLVMLLAAEPLARFINNNPTVVMLALGFLIMIGMTLIAEGFGAHVPKGYIYAAMAFSAAIEVLNMMARRARQKALGNEA, from the coding sequence ATGGAATACCTTTTAGAACTCGCTGCCAGCCCCACTGCCTGGATCGCCCTGGCGACCCTGGTCGTCATGGAAATCGTGCTGGGCATCGATAACCTGATCTTCATTTCGATCCTGACCAACAAGCTGCCCGAACAGCATCGTGTCAAGGCACGGCGGATCGGTATCGGCATGGCGCTGATCCTGCGCCTGGGCTTGTTGAGCACCATCGCGTTCATTGTGCAGTTGACGGAACCGGTCATCGAAATCCTCGGCCAGGCGTTCTCCTGGAAGGACATGATCCTGATCGCCGGCGGTCTGTTCCTGCTGTGGAAGGCCACGACCGAAATCCACCACAGCATGGACCCTGCGCCGAACGATCCGAAGTCGGCCACGTCCGGCGTGACCCTCGGATTTGCCGCCGCAATCAGTCAGATCCTGATGCTCGACCTGGTGTTTTCCATCGACAGCATCATCACGGCCGTGGGCATGACCGAGCACTTGCCGATCATGATCATCGCCGTGGTGGTGTCGGTACTGGTGATGCTGCTGGCGGCCGAGCCCCTGGCCCGGTTCATCAACAACAACCCGACGGTGGTCATGTTGGCGCTGGGCTTCCTGATCATGATCGGCATGACGCTGATCGCCGAAGGCTTCGGTGCTCATGTGCCCAAGGGCTACATCTACGCTGCCATGGCGTTCTCGGCTGCGATTGAGGTGTTGAACATGATGGCCCGTCGCGCCCGGCAAAAGGCGTTGGGCAACGAAGCCTGA
- the nhaR gene encoding transcriptional activator NhaR, with the protein MLNYRQLHYFWVVAKTGSIVRACEQLNLTPQTISGQITLFEQTYNIKLFRRVGRQLELTEAGRQTLPYAEHMFQLGGELELMLRAQPNEQQTLFRVGVADVVPKSIVYRLLAPTMELSEPLRVTCREDKLERLLADLAIQRLDLVISDSPMPSHLDIKGYSQKLGECGISFFATAALAERYGQDFPRGLQDAPLLIPGQETVVRSRLQRWFAEQQIQPRIVGEFDDSALMQAFGQSGSGIFIGPSVIAEEVKRQYGVQEIGQTDAVSESFYAISVERKVSHPGIVAIAEGARRELFH; encoded by the coding sequence ATGCTCAATTATCGACAGTTGCATTACTTCTGGGTGGTGGCCAAGACCGGCAGCATCGTGCGGGCTTGCGAGCAGTTGAACCTGACGCCACAAACCATCAGCGGGCAGATCACCCTGTTCGAGCAGACGTATAACATCAAATTGTTTCGCCGCGTCGGACGGCAACTGGAACTGACCGAAGCCGGCCGCCAGACGCTGCCCTACGCCGAGCACATGTTCCAACTGGGTGGCGAGCTGGAGCTGATGCTCCGGGCCCAGCCCAACGAACAGCAGACGCTGTTTCGGGTCGGGGTGGCGGACGTGGTGCCCAAGTCCATCGTCTATCGACTGCTGGCGCCGACCATGGAATTGAGCGAACCGCTGCGCGTCACCTGCCGCGAGGACAAACTCGAACGGCTGCTGGCGGACCTGGCGATCCAGCGCCTGGACCTGGTGATTTCCGACAGTCCGATGCCCAGCCACCTGGACATCAAGGGCTACAGTCAGAAACTGGGAGAATGTGGCATCAGCTTCTTCGCCACCGCCGCACTGGCCGAACGCTACGGGCAGGATTTCCCCCGGGGCCTGCAGGACGCCCCGCTGCTGATTCCCGGCCAGGAAACCGTGGTGCGTAGCCGTCTGCAACGCTGGTTCGCCGAGCAGCAGATCCAGCCACGCATCGTCGGTGAGTTCGACGACAGCGCGTTGATGCAGGCCTTCGGTCAGTCAGGCAGCGGGATTTTCATCGGCCCGAGCGTGATCGCCGAAGAGGTGAAGCGCCAGTACGGCGTGCAGGAGATTGGCCAGACCGACGCGGTGAGCGAGTCGTTCTATGCCATCTCCGTGGAGCGCAAGGTCAGTCATCCGGGGATCGTCGCGATTGCCGAAGGGGCGCGTCGCGAGTTGTTCCACTAG
- a CDS encoding MFS transporter yields the protein MLLPIFLLSAAGFTVLTTEFIIVGLLPSIARDLHVSIPQAGLLVTLFAFTVAAFGPFLTAWFARFERRRLFISVLLMFGLANTLAAVAPDIWVMAIARLIPALGLPVFWALASETAVDIVGPQYAGRAIARIGFGIVCATVFGIPVGTLISDAFGWRSAFAILAVIAFAKVLLLFIYLPKTNLHLHQVSFRSQFKILRSPLMQGHVLLSILVFSGMFTAYTYLADILERLAGFDGTLVGWCLMGFGAVGLLGNSLGGRAVDRHPLIASMVFCLFMIGGMVALVPSIHSTLWLAAAMAIWGVTQAALFLVSHVRLMKAAPEAPAFAASLNIAGANLGIGLGALIGGRVIDTLGLGSVGFAAAGFILVSILLALLLMTFKPRPVCA from the coding sequence ATGTTGTTACCTATTTTCCTGTTGTCGGCCGCCGGTTTCACCGTGCTGACCACGGAATTCATCATCGTCGGCCTGCTGCCCTCCATCGCTCGCGACCTGCACGTCAGCATTCCCCAAGCCGGGTTGCTGGTGACGCTGTTCGCGTTTACGGTGGCGGCGTTCGGGCCGTTCCTGACGGCCTGGTTCGCCCGTTTCGAGCGGCGCAGGCTGTTTATCAGCGTACTGCTGATGTTCGGCCTGGCCAACACATTGGCGGCCGTTGCCCCCGATATCTGGGTCATGGCCATTGCCCGGTTGATCCCGGCCCTCGGTCTGCCGGTGTTCTGGGCGCTGGCCAGCGAAACGGCGGTGGACATCGTCGGGCCGCAGTACGCCGGGCGCGCCATCGCCCGGATCGGCTTCGGCATTGTCTGCGCCACGGTATTCGGGATCCCGGTGGGTACGCTGATTTCCGATGCGTTCGGCTGGCGCAGCGCTTTCGCCATCCTGGCGGTCATCGCCTTCGCCAAAGTGCTATTGCTGTTCATCTACCTGCCGAAAACCAACCTGCACTTGCATCAAGTCAGTTTCCGCTCGCAGTTCAAGATCCTGCGCAGTCCGTTGATGCAGGGCCATGTGCTGCTGTCGATCCTGGTGTTCAGCGGCATGTTCACCGCCTACACCTACCTGGCCGACATCCTCGAACGTCTCGCCGGGTTCGACGGCACGCTGGTGGGCTGGTGCCTGATGGGTTTCGGCGCCGTGGGACTGCTGGGCAATTCCCTGGGTGGTCGAGCGGTGGACCGGCATCCGTTGATCGCGTCGATGGTGTTCTGCCTGTTCATGATCGGCGGCATGGTGGCGTTGGTGCCGAGCATTCATTCGACCCTGTGGTTGGCTGCAGCGATGGCGATCTGGGGTGTGACCCAGGCCGCGCTGTTCCTGGTCAGCCATGTGCGACTGATGAAGGCTGCGCCCGAAGCGCCAGCCTTTGCGGCGTCGCTGAACATTGCCGGCGCCAACCTGGGAATCGGCCTTGGGGCGCTGATCGGCGGGCGGGTCATCGATACCCTGGGCCTGGGCAGCGTCGGTTTTGCGGCGGCCGGGTTCATCCTTGTATCGATCCTGCTGGCATTGCTGCTGATGACCTTCAAGCCCCGGCCCGTCTGCGCCTAG